The following DNA comes from Candidatus Eremiobacteraceae bacterium.
TCAATCGGCGGCAGATGCTCTCCGGCGGCAACGACTACAACTGCCCGACTACGCAAGGCTTTTTCGCCTCGCATGACGGCGGCTCGACCTGGAACCATACCTGCCTCGGCAATGTGGCGGGCGGATTCGGCGTCGGCGATCCGATCGTCGGCTACAACACGACCGGGATGTCATTCATCGGCGGCATCGACGAGGTATCGGGTACCGTCGCGAACATCGTTTTCGAGCACTCATCGAATGGGGGCACGACGTGGTCGAGCGCGGCGCTCGGGATCGTCGGCATAACGCCCTACACGTTCGTCGACAAGCCGTGGCTTCAGATCGATGACGGTGCGACGAGCCCGCGCAAAGACGAGATGTACGTCTCGACGACCGAATTCGATCCGAACTCGAACAGCGCGATGGTCGTCTCGCACTCGACGAACAACGGCGCGACCTGGACGAGCGTCATGGTCGACGCGGTCGTATATCCGCTCGTCGACCAGTTCACCGATCTCGCGGTCGGCAGCGACGGCGCCGTCTATCTCTCGTGGATGCGCTGTTCGGCGACCGGTCCGAGCCAAGATTGCGGCGGCACGACTTCCGCGATCATGTTCTCGAAGTCGACCGACGGTGGGGTCACGTGGACCGTGCCGATCATGATCGCTTCGGCGAAACTCGTGCCGGACAACTGTGGCGCGTTCTACGGCTGCCTGCCGAACACGCCGGAACGCGTGTCGAACGTGCCGCCGATCGACGTCGATAGGTCGGGCGGCCAGTTCAACAACCACTTGTACGTCGCGTACTACAACTTCACCGGCGCTCAGATGCAGGTGAAGGTCGTCACCTCGGCCGATGGCGGCGCCACCTGGAGTTCGCCCGTCCGCGTGACGCACGCCGCGAACGACGAGTTCTTCCCATGGCTGACGACGAACGACAAAGGATTCGTCGGCGTGTCGTGGCTCGATCGCCGGCTCGACCCTTCGAACATCAACTAC
Coding sequences within:
- a CDS encoding sialidase family protein, yielding MYAMIAALLASVAQLYATPFGLVRHAPQSMINMRSPLSGSVLVAQALHAGRVRLPFYNNRPSLGELLTCTPTPCTVPNVQASEGGQPVNETPLAANPVNRRQMLSGGNDYNCPTTQGFFASHDGGSTWNHTCLGNVAGGFGVGDPIVGYNTTGMSFIGGIDEVSGTVANIVFEHSSNGGTTWSSAALGIVGITPYTFVDKPWLQIDDGATSPRKDEMYVSTTEFDPNSNSAMVVSHSTNNGATWTSVMVDAVVYPLVDQFTDLAVGSDGAVYLSWMRCSATGPSQDCGGTTSAIMFSKSTDGGVTWTVPIMIASAKLVPDNCGAFYGCLPNTPERVSNVPPIDVDRSGGQFNNHLYVAYYNFTGAQMQVKVVTSADGGATWSSPVRVTHAANDEFFPWLTTNDKGFVGVSWLDRRLDPSNINYDAFATVSKNGGARFALGVRLSSVSSDPFNDGFGGGFMGDYTGGIWVKNTVYASYTDTRNGVDGQDEIGGYRI